The proteins below come from a single Rosa rugosa chromosome 2, drRosRugo1.1, whole genome shotgun sequence genomic window:
- the LOC133732800 gene encoding probable LRR receptor-like serine/threonine-protein kinase At1g74360 yields the protein MYSNRKTNQWRLVLYSSMLVITMITVDVVAGDSLDTDKEVLLILKAFLQEQNRVNQGEYSIWNQISNDPCEWPRISCNGENRVTAVNLAGSKISGEVFRNFSSLTALSHLDLSMNTLSGAVPEDLSQCLSLKYLNLSFNILESELKLHGLSQLTVLDLAVNRFYGDMKTSFPGICTNLVVLNVSLNNFTGRIDEYFDECLNLQYLDLSSNNFSGDVWVGFTRLREFSVADNNLSGVILPSVFNGNCSLVNLDLSENNFSGRVPKEISNCRNLVTLNLWGNKFTGVIPSEIGGISSLKSLSLGNNTFSRVIPESLLELSSLVLLDLSRNNFGGDIQDIFGKFTQVKFLVLHSNSYRGGIYSSGILKLPNVSQLDLSHNNFAGCLPVEVAQMQSLKYLFLAYNQFNGTIPPEYGNLLHLQALDLSFNSLTGSIPTTIGKLNSLLLLMLARNMLTGPIPKELGNCTSLLWLNLSNNKLNGTIPSELKNIGTNVGPTFESNNQDKDQVVVGSGECLEMKRWIPGDYSPFSFVYTTPSRKSCRNKWDQLLKGNGGFPMCTPGSSIRTSKISGYIQLSGNQLSGQVPPEIGKMHNFSMLDMGFNKLHGELPAEIGQLPLVVLNLSRNSFSGDIPMEMGNMKCMQNLDLSYNNFSGKFPISLNSLTELSKFTVAYNPLISGVIPSSGQLATFEEESYLGDPLLILPTFIKNSPNYEDGGDTLLIHPEFINNSTDHEDEVIGQGFYNGMGIGFAVGFWGVCASLIFIRSWRYSYYRFLNFSYDWLYVRLQKMCLEADD from the exons ATGTACTCGAATCGGAAAACCAATCAATGGCGCTTAGTGTTGTACTCTTCCATGTTAGTCATCACCATGATCACAG TTGATGTTGTGGCCGGAGATTCACTAGACACCGACAAAGAAGTTCTGCTGATCCTTAAGGCGTTTCTGCAAGAACAAAATCGAGTAAACCAAGGTGAATACTCAATATGGAACCAGATCAGCAACGACCCATGTGAGTGGCCTAGAATATCATGCAATGGTGAAAACAGAGTCACTGCAGTTAATCTCGCCGGTAGCAAAATCTCtggtgaggttttcagaaattTCTCTTCCCTGACAGCACTGTCACACCTAGACCTGTCCATGAACACTCTTTCTGGAGCTGTCCCAGAGGACCTGAGTCAATGCCTGAGCCTCAAGTATCTCAACCTATCATTTAACATTCTTGAAAGTGAGCTGAAATTGCACGGGTTGAGTCAATTGACTGTTCTTGATTTGGCTGTGAATAGGTTTTATGGGGATATGAAGACGAGCTTCCCCGGAATTTGCACAAACTTGGTGGTACTAAATGTTTCATTGAATAACTTTACTGGTAGGATCGATGAGTACTTTGATGAATGTTTGAATTTGCAGTACTTGGATTTGAGCTCAAACAATTTTAGTGGTGATGTATGGGTTGGATTCACAAGGCTTAGGGAGTTTTCAGTAGCTGATAATAATCTCAGTGGGGTAATTTTGCCTTCTGTTTTCAATGGTAATTGTAGCTTAGTGAATTTAGACCTGTCAGAGAATAACTTTTCTGGTCGAGTTCCAAAGGAGATTTCAAATTGCCGGAATTTGGTTACTTTGAATCTATGGGGAAACAAATTTACAGGAGTAATTCCATCTGAGATTGGGGGCATTTCAAGTCTGAAATCTTTATCGTTGGGCAATAATACTTTTTCTAGAGTGATCCCAGAATCCCTGTTGGAGTTGAGCAGCTTGGTCTTATTAGATTTGAGTAGGAACAATTTTGGAGGGGATATACAAGACATCTTCGGGAAATTCACACAGGTGAAGTTTCTTGTGCTGCACTCAAACTCGTACAGGGGTGGTATATATTCATCCGGAATTCTTAAGCTACCCAATGTTTCTCAGTTAGACCTCAGCCACAACAACTTTGCAGGTTGTTTACCAGTTGAAGTTGCCCAAATGCAAAGCTTGAAGTATTTGTTCCTTGCCTACAATCAATTCAATGGAACTATACCACCAGAGTATGGAAATTTGCTACACCTCCAAGCACTAGACCTTTCCTTCAACAGCCTAACCGGGTCAATTCCCACCACCATAGGAAAATTGAATTCTCTCTTGTTGTTGATGCTTGCAAGAAATATGCTAACTGGTCCAATTCCTAAGGAGTTGGGGAATTGTACTAGCTTGTTGTGGTTGAACCTTTCAAACAACAAGCTCAATGGGACAATCCCATCTGAATTGAAGAATATTGGGACAAATGTTGGACCAACATTTGAATCAAACAATCAGGACAAGGATCAGGTCGTAGTTGGATCTGGGGAGTGCTTAGAGATGAAGAGATGGATTCCAGGAGACTACTCTCCATTCAGTTTTGTGTATACAACCCCTTCTCGGAAGAGTTGTAGAAACAAATGGGATCAGCTACTCAAGGGAAATGGCGGTTTTCCCATGTGTACTCCTGGTAGTAGTATAAGGACATCAAAAATCTCTGGTTATATTCAACTGAGTGGAAATCAGCTTTCAGGTCAGGTCCCTCCGGAGATTGGTAAGATGCACAACTTTAGTATGTTGGATATGGGTTTCAATAAATTACACGGAGAACTCCCTGCAGAGATCGGACAATTGCCACTTGTAGTGTTGAACCTCAGTAGAAACAGTTTTTCAGGCGATATCCCAATGGAAATGGGAAACATGAAGTGCATGCAGAATCTGGATTTGTCctacaacaacttttctggtaAGTTCCCTATAAGTTTAAACAGCTTGACTGAGCTAAGCAAGTTCACCGTCGCATACAATCCACTCATCTCTGGTGTAATTCCTTCAAGTGGGCAATTGGCAACATTTGAGGAGGAGTCCTACCTTGGGGATCCCCTCCTTATCCTTCCGACATTTATTAAAAACTCCCCTAATTATGAGGATGGTGGTGACACCCTCCTTATCCATCCAGAATTTATCAACAACTCCACGGATCATGAAGATGAGGTTATAGGTCAAGGATTTTACAACGGCATGGGGATTGGGTTTGCAGTAGGATTTTGGGGAGTTTGTGCAAGTTTGATTTTCATCAGGTCCTGGAGATACTCATACTATAGGTTCTTGAATTTTTCCTATGACTGGCTTTATGTGCGACTCCAAAAGATGTGCTTGGAAGCTGATGATTAA